A stretch of the Nitratifractor salsuginis DSM 16511 genome encodes the following:
- a CDS encoding glycosyltransferase family 2 protein: MEKEMKKISIVTACYNEEENVAILIERVRRVFEQFPQYSFEHIFIDNASEDRTVAILKEIAEKDKRIKIIVNSRNFGHIRSPMHALQLADGDAVISIVADLQDPPEMIADFIRKWEAGSDIVLAIKRDSAENKWMFQVRELYYNLLYRLSEVPVYKNFTGFGLYDRKVMDAIRQMNDPYPFFRGMIAEVGYTVTKIPYDQPVRLHGVTKNNFYTLYDMAMLGIINNSKVPLRIATFLSLITGTVSFFVGLGYLIVKLIYWNQMSLGIAPLLIGASFAFSILLFFIGILGEYIGMIYTQVLNRPLVFEKERINFDKEDEDEYETK, translated from the coding sequence TTGGAAAAAGAAATGAAGAAAATCAGTATAGTCACAGCTTGTTACAACGAAGAGGAGAATGTAGCAATTCTTATAGAGAGGGTTCGGAGAGTCTTTGAACAATTCCCTCAATACAGTTTCGAACATATCTTTATCGACAATGCTTCAGAAGACCGAACGGTTGCCATTCTCAAAGAGATTGCCGAAAAGGACAAAAGGATCAAGATCATCGTCAATTCAAGAAATTTCGGCCATATCCGTTCTCCGATGCACGCATTGCAATTGGCGGATGGGGATGCAGTCATCTCGATCGTCGCCGATTTGCAGGATCCCCCCGAAATGATCGCGGATTTCATACGCAAATGGGAGGCAGGATCGGATATCGTGCTGGCCATCAAGCGTGATAGTGCCGAGAATAAATGGATGTTTCAGGTGAGGGAGCTTTATTATAATCTTCTCTACCGCCTCTCTGAAGTACCTGTCTATAAAAACTTCACGGGATTCGGACTCTATGACCGGAAAGTGATGGACGCGATACGGCAGATGAACGATCCTTACCCCTTTTTCCGAGGTATGATTGCTGAAGTAGGATATACGGTTACCAAGATACCCTACGATCAGCCTGTCCGCCTGCATGGTGTAACAAAAAACAATTTTTATACACTTTATGATATGGCAATGCTGGGTATCATCAATAACTCGAAAGTACCGCTGAGAATTGCGACATTTCTCAGTCTGATTACCGGTACCGTAAGTTTTTTTGTCGGCCTGGGATACCTGATCGTCAAACTAATTTACTGGAACCAGATGAGTCTCGGAATCGCTCCTTTGCTCATCGGTGCGTCATTTGCCTTTTCCATACTGCTGTTTTTTATTGGTATCCTTGGAGAATACATCGGAATGATCTATACACAAGTACTCAATAGGCCTCTTGTTTTCGAAAAAGAACGGATCAATTTTGACAAAGAAGATGAAGATGAATATGAGACAAAATGA
- a CDS encoding DUF6044 family protein: MTKKMKMNMRQNEFIMTLNIDKRYLPFLFIYVFVSLNALFNALASAYGNPFPFNTFLFYASDLHADLVKMAMGYLPHTITFNVNHWDPIYQNYYKLFKEGWFLNHHLDNAHMPPFSYLVGWLLSLILQKSASPTVLLLFYYSFVILTLAAISAVFSRNKKDFIVIFTGSLLSYPLLFVLSRGNLFAFLNGVSLILFFYLLHQRKYLFLATFLMAISINLHPNALLLAPFFLVLPPKNALRYTILAGVLALIIFILSLWGAHTINSYYTFEHFISGLKNYMHLYVTGSLGVLFNNSLYGAIRTLLIAWKINVDPSTLLLINEVISGVGLLTILLTIYAKIKKYLTDYEFAFLLMAIYTLSSSIFATYHLLPYLFFLLIPFSQKNPKSLSPKHLNVILATSVFLIVPKNYIFIDFIYKGLLSIETLLNPFLLLVAVWIILGNALRSEEKKILESFRIFFVQGNGYFWFGLFVILLYLLSLCREPLYISIFDILDSTIPQLKILAHSGMIFANNHTIVPNMMDGLPRAVYGSEFNVLLWLNYLFNPKTAYIINQVLIHIVAYVSMYLLLSKYVITERSHIARLTILAGALYYGTLPFFSPEGLSIPLLPLVTMSLIDIKKGVDTKWDWLLLVLLPLYSSFIFIYMFYIAMAGIYCLWDSVVNRKINWRFFSAIVLMGILFLLVEYRLVLLSFFDHKFVSHRQEFHIFFSYDPLEAFRKGHVFFLNGHPQHLVDLSMPYVIPIILLGMFLSLGKRRFSRVESMIIWLTVLIGFVTDTWTYLLTQLYTIPLLTIFALLVYLLTKGPKIVPVLFLLQILFGVLTFIMFCSCAESLQEYFPILKTLNVSRAAFVQPLIWGVLLALSIDQIRKRLEYSTAFLWLFIIAQLFLAFNSKEYSNRSLNKFATFESYYEPSVFEKLKKHLPPHSKARVVSYGIEPAVALYNGFYTIDGYVTNYPLAYKHKFRKVIEEYLSKIKKGNKFDRWGSKAYIMSMPNQLDTYKIVKGVVVHKPSFNIASICNLGAKYLISSYKIDLNLLKQIVYIKGAKDSWDIYLYRLPCRPKSQ; the protein is encoded by the coding sequence TTGACAAAGAAGATGAAGATGAATATGAGACAAAATGAATTCATAATGACTCTAAACATAGACAAGAGGTACCTTCCTTTTCTCTTCATCTATGTTTTTGTATCGCTCAATGCACTTTTCAACGCACTTGCTTCCGCATATGGGAATCCTTTCCCTTTCAATACTTTTTTGTTTTACGCCAGTGACTTGCATGCGGATCTTGTCAAAATGGCGATGGGATACTTGCCGCACACCATTACTTTTAATGTCAACCACTGGGATCCAATCTATCAAAATTATTATAAACTATTTAAAGAAGGATGGTTTCTAAACCATCATTTGGATAATGCCCACATGCCGCCCTTTTCCTATCTAGTTGGCTGGCTCTTGAGCCTCATACTTCAGAAAAGTGCTTCACCGACAGTGTTGCTTCTTTTTTATTATAGCTTTGTCATATTGACTTTAGCCGCTATCAGCGCAGTGTTTTCCAGAAATAAAAAGGACTTTATCGTCATTTTCACAGGGAGTCTCTTGAGTTATCCTTTGCTATTTGTGTTGTCTAGAGGAAATCTCTTCGCATTTCTCAATGGAGTTTCCTTAATACTCTTTTTCTATCTTCTGCATCAACGAAAGTATTTATTTCTAGCGACATTCCTAATGGCCATCAGTATAAACCTACATCCCAATGCACTCTTGTTAGCCCCATTCTTCCTAGTCCTTCCACCAAAAAACGCCTTGCGTTATACCATTCTGGCAGGAGTGCTGGCTCTTATAATCTTTATTCTGTCACTATGGGGTGCTCACACTATAAATAGTTATTACACATTTGAGCACTTCATCTCCGGCTTGAAAAATTACATGCATCTGTATGTTACTGGCAGTCTTGGTGTTCTATTCAATAATTCACTCTATGGAGCCATACGTACGTTACTAATTGCATGGAAAATCAATGTCGATCCCTCTACACTCTTGTTGATTAATGAAGTCATTTCTGGCGTAGGACTCTTGACAATTTTACTTACTATCTATGCCAAAATAAAAAAATACTTAACTGATTATGAATTTGCATTTCTTCTGATGGCTATCTACACATTATCTTCATCCATATTTGCAACATATCATTTGTTGCCCTATCTGTTTTTTTTACTGATACCATTCTCGCAAAAAAACCCGAAATCACTCTCACCAAAGCACTTAAATGTCATTCTTGCTACTTCTGTATTTCTTATCGTTCCAAAAAATTACATATTTATTGACTTCATCTACAAAGGTCTCCTTTCTATTGAAACCCTTTTAAATCCTTTTTTACTTTTGGTAGCCGTTTGGATTATACTGGGCAATGCCCTGCGCAGCGAAGAGAAAAAAATATTAGAATCCTTTAGAATATTTTTTGTTCAAGGAAATGGATACTTCTGGTTTGGACTCTTTGTCATATTGCTTTATCTCCTATCTCTTTGCAGAGAGCCTCTTTATATCTCCATTTTCGATATCCTTGATTCGACGATACCTCAACTGAAGATTTTAGCGCATAGCGGCATGATATTTGCCAACAATCATACCATTGTTCCAAATATGATGGATGGGCTCCCCAGAGCTGTCTATGGGAGTGAATTCAATGTGCTCTTGTGGCTGAACTACCTTTTCAATCCAAAGACAGCCTATATTATCAATCAAGTTTTGATACATATTGTCGCCTATGTTTCTATGTATCTACTACTGTCAAAATATGTCATTACGGAGAGAAGCCACATTGCCCGGCTCACAATTTTAGCGGGAGCACTCTATTATGGTACCTTACCTTTTTTCTCACCAGAAGGTCTAAGCATCCCCTTACTTCCTCTCGTCACAATGAGCTTGATCGATATAAAAAAAGGTGTCGATACCAAATGGGATTGGCTACTACTTGTTTTATTACCTTTATATAGTAGTTTTATCTTTATTTATATGTTTTATATCGCGATGGCCGGCATATATTGTCTTTGGGATAGTGTTGTAAATAGGAAAATAAACTGGAGATTTTTCTCTGCCATTGTTTTAATGGGGATTTTGTTCCTTTTGGTAGAATATAGACTAGTATTGTTGAGTTTTTTTGACCATAAATTTGTATCCCATCGTCAGGAATTTCATATCTTTTTTTCCTATGATCCTCTTGAAGCCTTTCGTAAAGGACATGTCTTCTTTCTCAATGGTCACCCACAGCACTTAGTCGATCTAAGCATGCCTTATGTCATCCCAATTATTTTATTAGGTATGTTTCTTTCCTTGGGAAAGCGGCGTTTTTCACGAGTCGAATCAATGATAATATGGCTGACAGTGCTCATAGGTTTCGTTACAGATACCTGGACATATCTCCTTACGCAACTTTACACGATACCACTCCTGACAATATTCGCTCTTTTGGTGTATCTTTTGACCAAAGGTCCAAAAATCGTTCCTGTACTTTTTTTATTGCAAATACTTTTTGGAGTGTTGACTTTTATTATGTTCTGTTCATGTGCTGAGTCACTGCAGGAATACTTTCCAATTTTAAAAACCCTCAATGTCAGTAGAGCCGCTTTCGTTCAACCTTTGATCTGGGGAGTCCTACTAGCACTCTCGATCGATCAGATTCGCAAAAGGCTTGAGTACAGTACAGCGTTCCTCTGGCTTTTTATAATCGCTCAACTCTTTTTGGCTTTTAACAGTAAAGAGTATTCTAATCGTTCACTCAATAAGTTTGCAACTTTTGAAAGCTATTATGAACCAAGTGTTTTTGAAAAACTGAAAAAACACCTTCCTCCTCATAGCAAAGCAAGAGTTGTAAGTTACGGTATCGAGCCGGCAGTTGCACTCTATAATGGATTTTACACTATTGATGGCTATGTAACCAACTATCCCCTGGCATACAAGCATAAGTTCCGTAAAGTTATAGAGGAATACCTCTCTAAGATCAAAAAAGGCAATAAATTTGATAGATGGGGAAGTAAGGCCTATATCATGTCAATGCCCAATCAGCTTGATACCTACAAAATTGTAAAAGGAGTCGTAGTCCATAAGCCTTCCTTTAACATAGCTTCAATTTGTAATCTCGGTGCAAAGTACCTTATATCCTCTTATAAAATAGATCTAAATCTTCTTAAGCAGATAGTTTATATCAAAGGGGCCAAAGATTCCTGGGACATCTATCTGTACAGATTACCTTGCCGCCCAAAAAGTCAATAG
- a CDS encoding IS3 family transposase, with product MRVQSEMREEGHPISITKLCGLFGIPRRSFYYKPIERTPRVDEERVRKVQEKIEEFPTYGYRRLALLLGMNKKAVQRILQLKGWQVRKRAKGHRPRAKMMPSRSQYPNQRWAIDMTRVWSAEGGWGTLACVIDTCTREIVGWRLSKSGKAKTAEAALQEGLIYRFGQLKRLGKPIVLRSDNELVFSSKSFAKTVKDYNFTQEFITPYTPEQNGMIERFFRTIKEECIWHHNFKANRIIGDWIDFYNRERKHSALRYKTPAEVFRLAA from the coding sequence ATGCGGGTTCAGAGCGAAATGAGAGAGGAAGGGCATCCCATCAGCATCACGAAACTCTGCGGTCTGTTTGGAATCCCTCGTAGGAGCTTTTATTACAAACCGATCGAAAGAACTCCGAGAGTGGACGAAGAGCGTGTACGAAAGGTTCAAGAGAAGATCGAGGAGTTTCCTACCTACGGCTATCGGCGTCTGGCTCTACTGCTGGGGATGAACAAGAAAGCGGTTCAGCGGATTCTACAGCTCAAAGGCTGGCAGGTGAGAAAACGAGCAAAAGGCCACAGGCCAAGGGCCAAAATGATGCCCTCACGCTCACAATATCCCAATCAAAGATGGGCCATCGATATGACCAGAGTCTGGAGTGCCGAGGGAGGATGGGGAACCCTGGCTTGTGTCATTGATACCTGTACCCGGGAGATCGTAGGGTGGAGACTGTCAAAAAGCGGCAAAGCCAAAACGGCGGAAGCGGCTTTGCAAGAGGGATTGATCTATCGATTTGGCCAACTTAAGCGGCTGGGGAAGCCTATAGTTCTTCGAAGTGACAATGAGCTTGTCTTCAGCAGCAAGTCGTTTGCCAAAACGGTCAAAGACTACAATTTCACCCAGGAGTTCATCACTCCCTACACTCCGGAACAGAACGGTATGATCGAACGATTCTTTAGAACCATCAAGGAGGAGTGCATCTGGCACCACAATTTCAAGGCCAACCGGATCATCGGAGACTGGATCGACTTCTACAACAGGGAACGGAAGCATTCGGCGCTGCGATACAAAACACCGGCAGAGGTGTTCCGTTTAGCGGCTTAG
- a CDS encoding transposase — MEKEANEIKRFTARKKASIVMDIFQGKTSIAEVSRKYDLTPATIEEWMEEARLGMENQLRARPKDIAAQYEEKIKEMKAVIGELTLENIALKKYDALFGEEKM; from the coding sequence ATGGAAAAAGAGGCTAATGAGATCAAACGCTTTACCGCCAGGAAAAAGGCAAGTATCGTGATGGATATATTCCAGGGAAAGACCAGTATCGCCGAGGTTTCCCGTAAGTACGATCTGACACCTGCCACCATTGAAGAGTGGATGGAAGAGGCCCGTCTGGGAATGGAGAATCAGTTGCGGGCACGCCCCAAAGATATCGCAGCCCAATACGAGGAGAAGATCAAGGAGATGAAAGCGGTCATCGGTGAGCTGACCCTGGAGAATATCGCCTTAAAAAAGTACGACGCTCTGTTCGGAGAAGAGAAGATGTGA
- a CDS encoding type II secretion system protein encodes MRRGFTMIELIFVIVIIGILAAVAIPKLAATRDDAKDAKIKSNVATCLQDAVSLYTSRGTTPATGISDACGSGVSVTPSGDVVTVAGTLSDGTTYQMSATYKGVGVSY; translated from the coding sequence ATGAGACGCGGATTTACCATGATCGAATTGATCTTTGTGATCGTAATTATCGGAATTTTGGCAGCAGTAGCCATTCCCAAATTGGCAGCGACAAGAGATGATGCAAAAGACGCCAAAATCAAATCAAATGTTGCGACGTGTTTGCAGGATGCTGTTTCGCTATATACTTCCAGAGGTACCACACCAGCCACTGGTATCAGTGATGCATGTGGATCGGGAGTCAGCGTCACCCCCAGCGGTGATGTAGTAACTGTAGCAGGTACACTGTCTGATGGTACAACTTATCAGATGAGCGCTACCTATAAGGGTGTCGGCGTTAGCTATTAA
- a CDS encoding type II secretion system protein, producing MGSHTHLRNGFSIIELVFVLVTIGILAAVAIPKLAATRNDALMSTIAHNIMIAAEDIAAYAVTKGRTESNLSQMSYSVKELINEGDATQIAGKPELDIQWGGINRCLMLKIEDQGGNTETLVIEANGTTTNSQCDRLRSLIDTSRFPIPLRGTLIVQ from the coding sequence TTGGGCAGTCATACACACCTAAGAAACGGCTTTAGTATTATAGAGCTGGTTTTTGTGCTCGTAACTATCGGAATTTTGGCAGCAGTAGCCATTCCCAAACTAGCCGCAACTCGAAATGACGCACTGATGTCTACCATCGCACATAATATAATGATAGCGGCAGAAGACATCGCCGCTTATGCTGTCACTAAAGGTAGAACAGAATCAAATCTTTCTCAGATGTCATATAGTGTAAAGGAACTAATCAATGAAGGAGATGCTACACAGATAGCTGGTAAACCGGAACTGGATATCCAGTGGGGGGGAATCAATAGGTGTCTTATGCTTAAAATCGAGGATCAGGGAGGGAATACGGAAACTTTGGTGATCGAAGCCAACGGCACGACAACGAACAGTCAATGCGACCGGCTCCGCAGCCTGATCGACACCAGCAGATTTCCAATTCCGCTTCGTGGAACGTTAATCGTGCAATAA
- a CDS encoding GGDEF domain-containing protein, which yields MKKNHSIWSAYRITWLLYIGILLTPAALYFLYHQINSVGEGEAVVRKTSENGAMMLALTLTQEASQRKRLRSAIEKNFRTIEPWYRKQEKLKLYVGPSTPWKDFQNLLSCWHELSSKPESSKALECWSRAHELTFAIERTNTLTLDRIRNLFFVFIALSLGLFLLLVYFIRYYMHCQVCRYVIQSPREELQDREYCHQNFKHLCAQSERTGRPLSGMHINVKEKNRHNMEKLADAILEVETVLKEDTRLSDTVCRIADTEFMILMPNTAAEGAHRAKERMDSLLLKKLDDLTKDIELITEEKTKEDGEECESFWKRLTNKG from the coding sequence ATGAAAAAGAATCATAGTATCTGGTCAGCCTATCGTATCACCTGGCTACTCTATATCGGGATACTTTTGACACCGGCAGCTCTCTATTTTCTCTATCACCAGATAAACTCTGTCGGTGAGGGAGAGGCGGTCGTTCGAAAAACATCGGAAAACGGAGCAATGATGCTCGCACTCACTTTAACACAGGAGGCGTCCCAACGTAAGCGGCTTCGGTCGGCAATCGAGAAAAACTTTCGAACAATCGAACCATGGTACCGCAAACAGGAAAAGTTGAAGCTCTATGTCGGTCCCTCCACACCCTGGAAAGATTTCCAAAACCTCCTCTCCTGCTGGCACGAACTCTCTTCCAAACCGGAAAGTTCCAAGGCTTTGGAGTGTTGGTCCCGTGCACATGAACTTACTTTTGCTATAGAACGGACCAATACACTCACCCTGGATCGGATTCGAAACCTCTTCTTTGTCTTCATCGCCCTCAGCCTCGGCCTTTTCCTCCTGCTGGTCTATTTCATAAGATACTACATGCACTGTCAAGTCTGTAGGTATGTCATCCAATCTCCGAGGGAAGAACTTCAGGACCGTGAATACTGTCATCAGAATTTCAAACATCTATGCGCACAGTCAGAACGCACAGGACGTCCACTCTCCGGTATGCATATCAATGTGAAGGAGAAAAACAGACACAATATGGAAAAACTCGCCGACGCTATTCTAGAAGTCGAGACAGTCTTGAAGGAAGATACACGTCTCAGCGATACTGTGTGCCGGATTGCGGATACCGAGTTTATGATTCTCATGCCCAATACCGCCGCTGAAGGTGCTCATCGGGCCAAAGAAAGAATGGATTCACTGCTTTTGAAAAAGCTGGATGACTTGACAAAAGATATAGAGCTGATCACCGAAGAAAAGACAAAAGAAGACGGGGAAGAGTGTGAAAGTTTCTGGAAACGCTTAACCAATAAAGGGTGA
- the uvrB gene encoding excinuclease ABC subunit UvrB, translated as MPKFKVQAPYQPAGDQPEAIEKLAASIEAGNRYQTLLGVTGSGKTHTMARIIEKTQRPTLIMTHNKTLAAQLYSEFKSFFPNNHVEYFISYYDYYQPEAYIPRQDLFIEKDSSVNAELERLRLSATASLLSHDDVIVIASVSANYGLGSPEEYRSIVQKIVVGEEYNQRELLLKFVEMGYKRNDDFFDRGDFRVSGEAIDIYPAYSEELAYRIEFFGDEVEAIIGFDALTGEKVHELKEFTLYSANQFIVGREKMVRAIKSIEEELGERLKFYEREGRMVEYNRLKQRTEFDLEMLETTGVCKGIENYSRHLTGKKPGETPYSLLDYFEAMHRDYLVMVDESHVSLPQFRGMYAGDRSRKEVLVEYGFRLPSALDNRPLKFEEYIDKAPAYLFVSATPGEWETEHSAVIAEQVVRPTGLLDPEIEVIDSENQVAHLHDRIKEVTTRGERVLVTVLTKKMAEELTTYYNDLGLRVKYMHSDLDAIERNQIIRSLRLGEFDVLVGINLLREGLDLPEVSLVAILDADKEGFLRSETALIQTAGRAARNVHGKVLMYAKRITPSMQACIETTRARRQKQIEYNQKHGITPKTTVRELDTDLKVAEPGELYNRHSKTDKMPKAERQRIVKELKAKMLSAAKKLDFEEAARLRDEIAKIKKL; from the coding sequence ATGCCCAAATTCAAAGTCCAGGCACCTTATCAGCCCGCCGGCGACCAGCCCGAAGCCATCGAGAAACTGGCCGCTTCCATCGAAGCCGGCAACCGCTATCAGACCCTGCTGGGTGTCACCGGATCGGGTAAAACCCACACTATGGCACGGATCATCGAGAAGACCCAGCGCCCCACCCTCATCATGACCCACAACAAGACTCTGGCGGCCCAGCTCTACAGCGAATTCAAAAGCTTCTTTCCGAACAACCACGTCGAATATTTCATCAGCTACTACGACTACTACCAGCCTGAAGCCTACATTCCCCGCCAGGACCTCTTCATCGAAAAAGACAGCTCCGTCAACGCCGAGCTGGAACGGCTACGTCTGAGCGCCACGGCCAGCCTGCTGAGCCACGACGACGTCATCGTCATCGCCTCTGTCAGTGCCAACTACGGCCTGGGAAGCCCTGAGGAGTACCGCAGCATCGTCCAGAAGATCGTCGTGGGCGAAGAGTACAACCAACGCGAACTCCTGCTCAAATTCGTGGAGATGGGCTACAAGCGCAACGACGACTTCTTTGACCGAGGGGATTTCCGGGTCAGCGGGGAAGCGATCGACATCTACCCCGCCTACAGCGAAGAGCTGGCCTATCGGATCGAATTCTTCGGCGACGAGGTGGAAGCGATCATCGGTTTCGACGCCCTGACGGGAGAGAAGGTCCACGAGCTCAAGGAGTTCACCCTCTACAGCGCCAACCAGTTCATCGTGGGCAGGGAGAAGATGGTCCGGGCCATCAAGAGCATCGAAGAGGAGCTGGGCGAGCGACTGAAATTCTATGAGCGAGAGGGCCGGATGGTGGAGTACAACCGCCTCAAACAGCGTACCGAATTCGACCTGGAGATGCTGGAGACCACCGGCGTCTGCAAGGGGATCGAGAACTACTCACGCCACCTGACGGGCAAGAAGCCGGGCGAGACCCCCTATTCCCTGCTGGATTATTTCGAAGCGATGCACAGGGATTATCTGGTGATGGTGGATGAGTCCCACGTGAGCCTGCCGCAGTTTCGTGGGATGTACGCCGGGGACCGCAGCCGCAAGGAGGTGTTGGTGGAGTACGGTTTCCGCCTCCCCAGCGCCCTGGATAACCGCCCCCTGAAATTCGAAGAGTACATCGACAAAGCCCCCGCCTACCTCTTCGTCTCCGCCACACCGGGAGAGTGGGAGACGGAGCACTCCGCCGTCATCGCCGAGCAGGTGGTGCGCCCGACGGGGCTGCTGGACCCGGAGATCGAAGTGATCGACAGCGAAAACCAGGTCGCCCACCTCCACGACCGGATCAAGGAGGTCACGACACGGGGCGAGCGGGTCCTGGTGACGGTGCTGACCAAAAAGATGGCCGAGGAGCTCACCACCTACTACAACGACCTGGGCCTGCGGGTGAAATATATGCACTCCGACCTGGATGCCATCGAGCGCAACCAGATCATCCGCTCCCTGCGTCTGGGAGAGTTTGATGTCTTGGTGGGGATCAACCTGCTCCGCGAAGGGCTCGACCTCCCCGAAGTGAGCCTGGTGGCGATCCTCGATGCCGACAAAGAGGGCTTTTTGCGCAGCGAAACCGCCCTCATCCAGACCGCAGGCCGGGCAGCGAGAAATGTCCACGGCAAGGTGCTGATGTACGCCAAGCGGATCACCCCCTCGATGCAAGCCTGTATCGAAACTACCCGGGCCCGGCGCCAAAAGCAGATCGAATACAACCAAAAACACGGCATCACCCCCAAAACCACCGTCCGGGAACTCGACACCGACCTGAAGGTGGCCGAACCGGGCGAACTCTACAACCGCCACTCCAAAACGGACAAGATGCCCAAAGCCGAACGCCAGCGCATCGTCAAAGAGCTCAAGGCCAAGATGCTCTCAGCAGCGAAAAAGCTTGATTTTGAAGAGGCGGCCAGGCTAAGGGATGAGATTGCCAAGATCAAGAAGCTCTAA